The following DNA comes from Anastrepha obliqua isolate idAnaObli1 chromosome 1, idAnaObli1_1.0, whole genome shotgun sequence.
ttgtggactacgaacggtgactagtctgcggttgtgttaacctctttatgttgctgatgaagttcatcagatcattggaggtactttttccaataggtttttgttttttgatagctCACTCGTGaacaactaaatacataattttttcagtattcattgacatttcatcatagaaagacttgcccctcaacaacgtttacaaatcgtacaattgtaatacgaaaatcgacgctctctGAAAAGGCCAACTTATGCCTATCAGAAAGtagggaatgtttaaataaaacaaaacagagttaaatttcatgcaaatttattttatctcctcaaaATATGATCCGTCTGAAGCGCCAACGTTTAGCTCAGTCCGGAGGCGGAAACATTTGATAGCTTCCTAAGTGAGGTAGATGCGAATCTATGGGGTAACGCATTCCCATTCCAGAATGGGAGTACTAACATGCTGCTACCACAAGCTAAAATGCTACATATAGTAACAAATCTCTTTCCGGATCAAGGTGTACTCTCTATCAGAAGGGATTTCATTGATAACGAAGACTAAGTGCCTGAAGTAGACCTCGACGAACTAGAACTGGCCTGCAAAAGAATTAAATTGGAAAGAAGCACCGGGGATTGATGGAATCCCTAACGCCGTGCTGAAAAAAGCACTACAAGTGAAACCAGAAGTTTTTCGAAATATGTAGTTTTTCCTGTGAAATGGAAACAACAGCGACTAGTCCTACTGCCGAAGCCTGGAAAACCTCCAGAAGATCCTTCATCATACAGGCCGCTCTGTATGCTGGACACAGCTGGCAAAGTGCTAGAAGCAATAATCTGTAACCGACTAGAGCAGTACTCACAAGGACATACAGGTCTGTCAGCTCGCCAACACGGTTTCAGAAAGCATCGCAGTGCAGTAAATGCAATAGAAGTATGCGAAATAGCAAAAACTGCTATCTCTGGTAGAATATGGCTAAGAGGAACGAAAAGATATTGCGCAGTCGTGGCTCTGGACGTTAAAAATGCGTTCAATACGGTCAAATGGGACCAAATACTGATGGCACTTTGGAGTATGTATGTGACTAATTATTTGATAAAGCTGATACTTTGCTTCATACTTTGATAACAGAACTCTATGGTATGATACAGACGTAGGCCCCAAAAGCTATCAGATAACTGGAGGAGTTACTCAGGGCTCTGTACTAGGCCCGGCACTGTAAAATATCATGTATGATGGAGTGCTGCGCGTTGAACAGCCCGAATAAGCCAGCATTGTTGGGTACGCAGATAACCTAGCTGTGGAAGTCGTAGGGAAAACGCTAAAAGAGGTCTCACAAAGAGCAGAGGacactattaataaaattaagcaatGGTTACAATCGTCTGGCTAAGACTAGCAGACCAGAAAAGTTGAAAGCATTCAAATAAAGGTTAGTGGTCACAATATAACATCAACagataccataaaatatttagggGTAATGATCGACAGAAGgctcaattttaaaaagcatctgGAATACGCAAGCTCGAAAGCTGCAAAATCCTGCGCGGCTTTATTGCGGCTGATGCTCAATGTGGGTGGACCAAGGCAACAAATGAGAGCGTTGTTAGCAAGCGTCTGCAACTCGATCCTGTTTTACGCTGTGGAAGTGAGAGGTGACGTAGTCAAATTTCCCAGCTACTTGAGACAGGCTAAACGGGTGTACAGATTATGCAATGTTAGAATAATTAGATGCTACAGGACCATATCTGACGAAGCAGCAGGGGTAATACCAGGTAGAATCTCCCTCGATATGAGACAAAAAAAACCTGTATATAAAAAGCCTGTGGGTATCTGGTAACAAAGCCTCACTGAGGGACGCCCTACAGAGGATCGATGATGCCGCTCTGCAaaactggcagaccaaatgGAAGGATAATGGGAAGGGAAGAACCACTTTCACTATGATCTCCGACATACAGAAATGGATACGGAGAACAAATGGAAACGTTACCTTCATGCTGACACAGTTTTTAACTGGGCATGGTTGTTTCAGGCAATATTTGTACAAATAGAAGCACACAGACTCCCCATTTTGCCTATATTGTCAAGAAAAACATGGAAGCATGCCCTGTTAGAATACTCTAGGTTTGATGGGGAATGAAGCATGTGGCGCTCAAATATCGGCGAGAGCATGAAGACTGCTAACCTAGTACAATTGATGCTAGAAACTGAAGAAACGTGAAACTATGGTTCTAACGTAGCCTCAACAATTATGCGAATACTGAGACATGATGACAACGAACGCAGACAAATGAGTGAAAAAACACATCCTGCGCCCTCGAAGGAATGTCTTAAATGCTAATACCGAGGGGGGGAAAGCAGAACAGCGAGGCGATGGGGTGGTTTAGTCCGCAGGCACTACGAAACGCAGTTCAAAAGAGCCGGGGAATATCGTATGTGAATCGGGCATACGTATGAGTCGGCTCATACGTATCTTTAGAAGATTCCACCTCCAAGGAccgcataccaaaaaaaaaaaacccagtcctctatgcacccctggtaggccgacgaagggtaGGCCTTCAGCGCCTTCGTCACAttatctttgatctcctctatcggtTGAAATCTCCTTgcccgaagtggtaacttcaacttgggaaacaaaaagaagtcgcaagaggccatatcaggtgaatacggtgcttgcacgatgctatttacttggtgtttggtcaaatatttcagcaaaatttaggctcggtgcgatggcgcgttatcatcgagtaaaatccaagaattgttagcccacatttccggccgtttgcaacgtacctacagcatctctcaaatgcttcaaaatggaaaaataatattctttattgactgtctggcccggtGGAAGGTACTCCTGGTGCACGACGTCTTGGCAATCGAAGCAAACAGTCAACaccaccttcccggtactttttgatcatagtgTACGTCGTCGTCGTTTTGGGGAGAAATTTATTTCTGAGGATCCTGAGGACATAATCTTCTCTCATGCCGATTTAAATTAACTTTTCCAAAAACCACTTTCTGTTTGGTCCGACCCCTCGTTTCCTGATCCGACTTTTAATCGGCATTGATTACTTTACTTGATTAATACATCGATTTCAGTAGCGTTTAGTTTAGTTATACTAAAGTGAGATTCTCTTCATCGAATTAATTGTCACCAATCGACAATAATTGACTTTGCATTTTTAACGTTTCACCAAGAATTTAGCACGAAATTCATCTAATTGCCAACTTTCTCTTCCACGGCGCTTCTTAAAGGCAACATTTAATTAAGTTCACAAAATTACGCAAAAATTACCATTAATTACCGCAAAATCTACCGACACACCATAAAAGCTCGTAACCTACAACGAGCACAGTAGCCTCTAACCGTAATGGGACTAATAGCTAAttaaacatataataaattaattggcCTACTGTTAACACCTGGTAAAGCTGTTGGCGCTGgtgtataaataaatgcaaagggAAGGCAAATGGGGGGGAAATGACAAAAGAAGTATCAGATAAAAGCGAaacagcaaaacaacaaaaaatttaagcctAACAAATTAGTATTCAGTTAATTGTTTTCTCTGGTAATATTGCGGCAACATTATCAATTGTTGTGGTCATGTtggtgtatgtgcgtgtgtgtgtgttgtacatacatatcatgcatatatatgtatgcttcgGTGTCGAAATTCATATGCTTAATTACACTCCATTGATGACctcttatatttatatttgctgtGTAAAATACACATTCATACACCATCGCCCAAACGCTGGtattgagaaaatgaaaaaaaataagtaaataaaaaaaataataataaaaatataatatttgataaTAATAAATCTCTGTACTTGGCTGCGGCCACTCAACGTCCACTCGACGGCTACTTCCACTCATGCCGCCAAGATTGATGGCTTCATTATGATTATCAATTAACACACCCACCTTTCCGCGCGACCCATTAAAACCAGCTATGAAATAGcacacttgttgttgttgttggtgttgctcgaatactaaatatacatattacactatgcataatttttttttttatttataactatttACACACACAAGAAATCAATCACAATAAGacatacaatattttgtatCTGAGCAATAAGCGGCACTTAACCTAATcacctacaaaaaaaaacacaatacaaCAAATGGGCTGAAGATATTCCATTGAAATATtggttataattaatttttcaatttaccaCTATGCacctacacatacacacgcacacacacgagtAAGTGTGTACGTGCCTTTCAACAACTGTTCACAGTTTGACTCCCTTGCGAAACACAGTTATCGCATAAAATTCCGGTAGCCGATACAATTTGAGACGCTGATGACTAAATTGACCATTGGCCAGCGCCTTAACATAGAAGATATCCTTCATCGTAAGTTCACGTGGCACATTGCTCGCATCATTCAATTCATTCGAGTGCTGGTTTGTCGGGCGGTAGGCTTTGCGCTTCAAcagtttcacaaaaataatttcattgtcATCATCTTCCAGTTCGCGACCTTGGAGTTGCAAATTGCGTGACGTCGGATAGAGTAATAAAGGTTGAATGGGCAACACTTCGTTCGGACGTTGTGCATAGTCCAATGCTTCAAGTGCACCGAGCGCTTCGATTTTCGGCAGAGGTGTGCTGGAGGCGGTGAGGAAGTATGCGAATAAAAATATGATGGCGCCGGTGATTTGGTAATTGGTGAGCTGTTTGGTGGAGGTGAAGAAAAATAAGAGATTAATGATGCATTTGGTTTTTCTGGATTAGTGTGGTtagttttgacaaaaaattgtttagttcgTGTAAGGAAATAAAAGGAATCAATCTAAAAGCTCTAGTGAAAGTTTAGTAAATAACTTTTCACGGAGATTTGTTAACGTGAATAATTTGGAGTTGCGCTCCTAATTACCTTCAATCACAACTTCGAACATTTCAAATGCTCgtggaaaaatcgaaaaaaaaatctaatatagTTCTTACAGTTTTGTGCCGCCTCCAGAGATTCATCATTGTCCACGGAGTGCTATTAACCCTCCGTTGAACACTTTATATTTTGACTAAAAGCTGTGTGCCCAATATGGCAcccattcgctaacaatggaacaaaaacacattcgaatgcggcttctcagcaacatttagagcattcTTCGACTCCGAAACGAGTTTGTGTCCAGAAaccggccaagaaggtgttataTGTACAGgctgaacgatatgaagtgttacctattcaaaacaccatatcttttttgtgtgaaattagtttttattgattttaaagacaaaattgttcaaaaatgattacaattttaacatacatatattcactttagctcgataggaccaccttttgctttgactatagCCATCAAACGGGCAAAAAaggggttgtctgtaaagtcggtttactgacgatagtttaacgtgacaacgtcataagaaaatattgatggaatgattgcaattttcaaaacaaaattttaattttatttgtttgatagatattttgtatggatatagagaaggaggtaaatggaattgcaatggaatagatcaagttacatttacacaaacgtgaaaaatgacgaaacatttatcaaattcatgaacgatatcttcaatttcgattgtgcatcagacgttaataagtcaacaacactaagaggcagcatcctcgatttgcctttttcaagacactttaaactcgaaacactccctttcatttcctactttttctatcatcgtcctattcttaacagagaaatggttcattaccatgcacacaggaagaaggcatatgcaaatacaagtatgcaagtatttatatacaaatgcgcatatacatacatatacatatatgctcactcaagtaggacagagccagatgtcgaacgttgccgaacgcgggggccgattgtgctctttgtcgttcgttccgcgctctcgcttgcagttcaagcacattagcttacatttgcttgcgtacggaatagattcgtatatttgatatgtccatatgacttgtatgcatctttacatatagatttgttctttttgaaaattgcgcaaaattgtatatgtatatgcatgtttatatacatatattagtatacaacatatcttacaaggtatatggtaaatattaccatacattttttccttcatatataataaaaaattaataataataacattaaaacaacaggtattattaacaaacttggttttattttaaattctttaagtaaatcaaattaataataatcaataagaaggcatatgcaaatacaaatacgtgaatttatatatgtacatatgcgcatatacatacatatatacgctcatttaagtaggagagagcaagatgtcgaacgttgccgttcgtttgctttgtttgctttgtcgttcgttccgcgctttcgcttgcagttcattcaaggtaacgacaatgagcaaggtaacggcaaataagcaaggtaacgacaaatgagcaaggtaacggcaaataagcaaggtaacgacaaatgagcaaggtaacgataaatgagcaaggtaacactaatgagaaagataacactaatgagcaaggtaacgacaaatgagcaaggtaacgacacattttttcgtgcgtgcagccggctaaatcgaattataagacgttatcacgtcaaaatgagtagcatgctgcacgaatgtgaacttgaggtattttggtccattctcgtataatcgcttttcactggcatattttttagtcctcaccttgctctccaaaatggaccagatggaatagttcaTCGGATTTgcatctggcgaattcgaaagccattgtgtgaacgAAATGAAGtatggaacatgattttttaaccattattggTTCAcgcgagctttatgagacggtgccgagtcctgttggaacgtccatggtctacgaccgaaatgtttgcgtgtccacgactCTAAAGCAGCtcctaaaacattttcccgataataagtcgcattcactttgacaccaggctccataaaaacgattggagagcgtccatcagcggtcactgcggcccaaaccattacttgcgatgggaaattacttcgagtggccatacgtaggctcaaattctcgtatgagcgttcggtccagtaaacacgatcgttttgagtgtttatgatctGCTCAATTGGGGAATTTTTTCCAtcggaaaacacaatgttaggaaattcgccacgttcgtgcaagcgcaacaactcctttgctctttcgcaccgaactttttttttgct
Coding sequences within:
- the LOC129238214 gene encoding uncharacterized protein LOC129238214; this encodes MGKVPDRQSLGSGADNSSEYGPSSSQRPGLAQLTNYQITGAIIFLFAYFLTASSTPLPKIEALGALEALDYAQRPNEVLPIQPLLLYPTSRNLQLQGRELEDDDNEIIFVKLLKRKAYRPTNQHSNELNDASNVPRELTMKDIFYVKALANGQFSHQRLKLYRLPEFYAITVFRKGVKL